In one Haemophilus parainfluenzae genomic region, the following are encoded:
- a CDS encoding alanine/glycine:cation symporter family protein — protein MSLQTILSAVSSFIWGPPLLILLSGTGLYLTLRLGFLQIRYLPRALGYLFARGANKGKGDVSSFAALCTALAATIGTGNIVGVATAVQAGGPGAIFWMWLVALLGMATKYAECLLAVKYRVRDKYGFMAGGPMYYIERGLGIKWLAKLFALFGVLVAFFGIGTFPQVNAITHAMQDTFNVPVVISATVVTVLVAMIILGGVRRIARASAVIVPFMALGYVTTSIIILIVNYDKLPAAISLIIQSAFNPQAALGGAVGFTVMKAIQSGVARGIFSNESGLGSAPIAAAAAQTKEPVRQGLISMTGTFLDTIIVCTMTGLVLVITGAWSNPELSGASVTNYAFAQGLGTSFGATIVTVGLLFFAFTTILGWCYYGERCFLYLVGIRGIKLYRFMFIVLVGAGSFLTLDLIWILADIVNGLMAFPNLVALIGLRKEIISETKDYFERLKATQHDQDELA, from the coding sequence ATGTCATTACAGACAATCTTATCGGCTGTTAGTAGCTTTATATGGGGACCGCCCCTACTTATTCTTTTGTCCGGAACCGGACTTTATCTCACCCTTCGTTTAGGCTTTTTGCAAATTCGTTATTTGCCTCGTGCCTTGGGCTATTTATTTGCTCGTGGTGCAAATAAAGGCAAAGGGGACGTGTCTTCTTTTGCTGCACTTTGTACCGCATTAGCGGCAACCATTGGTACAGGGAATATCGTGGGTGTAGCGACCGCAGTACAAGCGGGTGGACCTGGCGCGATTTTTTGGATGTGGCTAGTTGCATTATTAGGCATGGCAACCAAATATGCCGAATGTTTGCTTGCAGTGAAATATCGTGTGCGCGATAAATACGGTTTTATGGCTGGTGGACCAATGTATTACATCGAACGTGGTCTTGGTATCAAATGGTTAGCGAAATTATTTGCGTTATTTGGGGTGTTGGTGGCCTTTTTCGGTATCGGTACTTTCCCTCAAGTGAATGCGATTACGCATGCGATGCAAGACACCTTTAACGTGCCTGTTGTGATTAGTGCAACTGTGGTGACGGTATTGGTCGCTATGATTATTCTTGGTGGAGTAAGACGTATTGCGAGAGCTTCTGCAGTCATTGTGCCTTTTATGGCGCTGGGTTATGTGACGACCTCAATTATCATCTTAATCGTTAATTACGATAAATTACCTGCTGCAATTTCATTAATTATTCAGAGTGCGTTTAATCCTCAGGCAGCTTTAGGTGGTGCAGTTGGCTTTACCGTGATGAAAGCCATTCAATCGGGTGTGGCGCGCGGTATTTTCTCAAATGAATCAGGTTTAGGAAGTGCGCCAATCGCAGCCGCAGCAGCGCAAACGAAAGAGCCCGTTCGCCAAGGTTTAATTTCGATGACAGGGACATTCTTAGATACCATCATCGTATGTACGATGACGGGCTTAGTGCTAGTTATTACGGGAGCATGGAGTAACCCAGAGCTCTCAGGTGCAAGTGTGACTAACTATGCTTTTGCACAGGGATTAGGTACATCATTTGGTGCAACGATTGTAACAGTAGGATTATTATTCTTTGCTTTCACCACTATTTTAGGGTGGTGCTACTACGGTGAGCGTTGTTTCCTTTACTTAGTTGGTATTCGTGGTATTAAATTGTATCGCTTCATGTTTATTGTTTTAGTCGGAGCAGGTTCATTCCTTACTTTAGATTTAATTTGGATCTTAGCGGATATTGTGAATGGTTTAATGGCCTTCCCGAACTTAGTCGCATTAATTGGTTTACGCAAAGAGATTATTTCAGAAACCAAAGATTACTTTGAACGTTTAAAAGCCACACAACATGATCAAGATGAATTAGCCTAA
- the tkt gene encoding transketolase — MATRRQLANAIRALSMDAVQKAKSGHPGAPMGMADIAEVLWRDFLKHNPSNPKWADRDRFVLSNGHGSMLIYSLLHLTGYDLSIEDLKQFRQLHSKTPGHPEYGYAPGVETTTGPLGQGITNAVGMAIAEKTLAGQFNREGHEIVDHHTYVFLGDGCLMEGISHEACSLAGTLGLGKLIAFYDDNNISIDGHVDGWFSDDTAERFEAYGWQVIRNVDGHDAEQIRAATILAQAEKEKPTLIICKTIIGFGSPNKSGSHDCHGAPLGDEEIALTRKALGWEYAPFEIPAEYYAEWSAKEKGAAAEKSWEEKFAAYAKAYPELAAEFTRRVNGELPANWTVESKAFIEKLQANPASIASRKASQNAIEAYAHVLPEFLGGSADLASSNLTLWSGSKPIRAHENIGGNYINYGVREFGMSAIMNGIALHGGFIPYGATFLMFYEYAHNAVRMAALMKQRSLFVYTHDSIGLGEDGPTHQPVEQTTSLRLIPNLETWRPCDQVESAIAWQQAVERQDGPSALIFTRQNLAQMDRTSAQLEAVKRGAYVLKDCDGTPELIFIATGSEVELAVKAADVLSAEGKKVRVVSMPSTNRFDKQDAAYRESVLPAAVTKRVAIEAGIADFWYKYVGFEGRVVGMNSFGESAPADQLFKLFGFTVDNVVAKAKEIL; from the coding sequence ATGGCAACTCGTAGACAACTCGCCAACGCAATTCGTGCGCTATCAATGGATGCGGTACAAAAAGCGAAATCAGGCCACCCAGGTGCACCGATGGGAATGGCAGATATCGCTGAAGTATTATGGCGCGATTTCTTAAAACACAACCCAAGCAATCCTAAATGGGCCGATCGCGACCGTTTTGTACTTTCTAATGGCCACGGTTCAATGTTGATCTATAGCTTATTACATTTAACAGGCTATGATCTTTCTATCGAAGATTTAAAACAATTCCGTCAATTACATTCTAAAACCCCTGGACACCCAGAATATGGTTATGCACCAGGTGTTGAAACCACTACTGGTCCACTAGGCCAAGGTATCACTAATGCCGTGGGTATGGCGATTGCTGAGAAAACATTAGCAGGTCAATTTAACCGTGAAGGTCATGAAATTGTCGATCACCACACTTATGTGTTCTTAGGTGATGGCTGTTTAATGGAAGGGATTTCTCACGAAGCTTGCTCTTTAGCAGGAACATTAGGCCTAGGTAAATTAATCGCATTCTACGATGACAACAATATTTCGATTGATGGTCATGTTGATGGTTGGTTCAGCGATGATACGGCAGAACGTTTTGAAGCTTATGGCTGGCAAGTAATCCGTAATGTAGATGGTCACGATGCAGAACAAATTCGTGCTGCAACCATTCTTGCTCAAGCCGAAAAAGAAAAACCAACGTTAATTATTTGTAAAACCATCATCGGCTTCGGTTCACCAAATAAATCAGGTTCTCATGATTGCCACGGTGCACCATTAGGTGATGAAGAAATCGCATTAACCCGTAAAGCTCTAGGCTGGGAATATGCTCCATTTGAAATTCCGGCTGAGTACTATGCAGAATGGTCTGCGAAAGAAAAAGGCGCTGCAGCAGAAAAATCTTGGGAAGAAAAATTTGCGGCTTATGCAAAAGCATATCCAGAACTTGCTGCAGAATTTACACGTCGTGTAAACGGTGAATTACCGGCAAATTGGACAGTAGAATCTAAAGCGTTCATTGAAAAATTACAAGCGAATCCTGCAAGCATTGCGAGCCGTAAAGCATCACAAAATGCAATCGAAGCTTATGCACATGTATTACCTGAGTTCTTAGGTGGCTCTGCAGACTTAGCAAGCTCTAACTTAACGTTATGGAGCGGTTCTAAACCAATTCGTGCACACGAAAACATAGGCGGTAACTATATCAACTATGGTGTGCGTGAGTTTGGTATGTCTGCGATCATGAATGGTATTGCTTTACACGGCGGTTTCATTCCTTATGGCGCAACTTTCTTAATGTTCTACGAATATGCACACAATGCGGTGCGTATGGCGGCATTAATGAAACAACGCTCACTCTTTGTTTATACACACGACTCGATCGGTTTAGGCGAAGATGGACCAACTCACCAACCAGTTGAGCAAACTACATCATTACGCTTAATTCCAAATCTTGAAACATGGCGTCCATGTGACCAAGTGGAATCAGCCATCGCATGGCAACAAGCGGTTGAGCGTCAAGATGGCCCAAGTGCGTTGATCTTTACCCGTCAAAACTTAGCACAAATGGACCGCACTTCTGCACAATTAGAGGCAGTTAAACGTGGTGCTTATGTATTAAAAGACTGTGATGGCACACCTGAGTTAATCTTCATTGCGACTGGTTCTGAAGTGGAATTAGCAGTGAAAGCTGCAGATGTGTTGAGTGCTGAAGGTAAAAAAGTACGCGTAGTTTCTATGCCAAGCACTAACCGTTTCGATAAACAAGATGCAGCGTACCGTGAAAGCGTATTACCAGCTGCTGTAACTAAACGTGTTGCAATCGAAGCAGGTATTGCAGACTTCTGGTATAAATACGTTGGCTTTGAAGGTCGTGTAGTAGGCATGAACAGCTTTGGCGAATCAGCACCAGCAGATCAATTATTTAAACTCTTTGGTTTCACCGTAGATAACGTGGTAGCAAAAGCAAAAGAGATTTTATAA
- a CDS encoding YtjB family periplasmic protein has product MQLIKEKLQKSLMFGLIVLLCIGAMTVILFGVKQFKIGSQLSSVNQVANLSHTLVRQQTNLFSVLLTNNAKSDQLVENLDNLVKENFVLDATIYDYNGKELAQSTNTGNLREQLGLEHKNEGEFSTQQIVEPIYSASNNAVRGFLRVTFDAQYAQTTQNKINQVFHRLYGEIVVVFLLGALFASSIHYFLSHYRRTYRKPVETKTVVNLQGKSSSQRFHQRRRRI; this is encoded by the coding sequence GTGCAATTAATTAAAGAAAAACTTCAAAAATCACTGATGTTTGGGCTCATCGTGCTGCTTTGTATCGGTGCCATGACGGTGATTTTGTTTGGTGTGAAACAATTTAAGATTGGTTCACAGCTTTCAAGTGTGAATCAAGTAGCGAATTTATCGCATACTTTGGTTCGTCAGCAAACCAATTTATTTTCAGTTTTATTAACCAATAATGCGAAATCCGATCAGCTCGTCGAAAATTTAGATAATTTAGTCAAAGAAAACTTTGTGCTCGATGCGACTATTTATGATTATAACGGTAAAGAATTGGCACAAAGTACCAATACAGGCAACCTTCGTGAGCAACTAGGCCTAGAACATAAAAATGAAGGTGAGTTTTCAACACAACAAATTGTTGAGCCTATTTATTCTGCTTCTAATAACGCGGTTCGTGGCTTTTTGCGCGTGACCTTTGACGCCCAATATGCTCAAACAACACAGAATAAAATCAATCAAGTTTTTCACCGCTTATATGGTGAAATTGTCGTGGTCTTTTTATTAGGCGCTTTATTCGCCAGTTCCATTCATTATTTTTTAAGTCATTATCGTCGAACATATCGAAAACCAGTGGAAACTAAAACGGTGGTCAATTTACAAGGTAAATCGAGTAGCCAACGTTTCCATCAACGTCGTCGAAGAATTTGA
- the serB gene encoding phosphoserine phosphatase codes for MQIQNLASITQKYPQFPTALSSDLPHPDETHAFILYGTTLNLAKLLEFQQKCGQSFLCFDAWNVEKNTVVLLKGKWLADFIAHAHDLQLDIAKLDFDAKLSEKGLLVMDMDSTVIQIECIDEIAKLAGTGELVSAITESAMRGELDFEQSLRRRVRTLKGAPETILQQVREKLPLMPGLIETIKTLQQHGWKTAIASGGFTYFADYLKSLLNLDFAASNQFEIIDGTLTGNVKGSVVDAQYKANTLQKLAEEYNIPRKNTLAIGDGANDLAMMKVAGLGVAFHAKPKVQQQAQIVVNFADLTALLCLLSANDRI; via the coding sequence ATGCAAATTCAAAACCTTGCAAGCATTACCCAAAAATATCCCCAATTTCCTACCGCACTTTCGTCTGATTTGCCTCATCCCGATGAAACTCATGCGTTTATTTTATACGGCACAACGCTGAATTTAGCCAAATTACTCGAATTCCAACAAAAGTGCGGTCAATCTTTCCTGTGTTTTGATGCATGGAACGTAGAAAAAAATACCGTTGTCCTTTTAAAAGGCAAATGGCTAGCCGATTTTATTGCCCATGCCCACGACCTGCAATTAGACATCGCTAAACTGGATTTTGATGCAAAATTATCAGAAAAAGGTTTATTGGTGATGGATATGGATTCTACGGTAATTCAAATTGAATGCATTGATGAAATCGCTAAACTGGCTGGCACAGGTGAATTAGTTTCTGCCATTACTGAAAGTGCCATGCGTGGCGAGCTCGATTTTGAACAAAGTTTGCGTCGACGTGTGAGAACACTTAAAGGCGCACCAGAAACGATTTTGCAACAAGTACGTGAAAAATTACCGTTAATGCCGGGCTTAATTGAAACCATTAAGACATTACAACAACATGGTTGGAAAACTGCCATTGCTTCTGGTGGTTTTACCTATTTCGCCGATTACTTAAAAAGTTTATTAAACCTCGATTTTGCGGCGTCTAATCAATTTGAAATTATTGATGGCACGCTGACTGGCAATGTAAAAGGTAGCGTGGTCGATGCACAATACAAAGCGAATACCTTGCAAAAACTCGCTGAAGAATACAACATTCCACGCAAAAATACCCTTGCTATTGGTGATGGCGCTAATGATTTAGCGATGATGAAGGTCGCCGGATTAGGCGTAGCATTCCATGCCAAACCGAAGGTGCAACAACAAGCACAAATTGTGGTAAACTTTGCTGACTTAACCGCACTTTTATGTCTTTTAAGTGCAAATGATCGAATTTAA
- a CDS encoding YajQ family cyclic di-GMP-binding protein: MPSFDIVSEITMHEVRNAVENANRVLSTRYDFRGVEAVIELNEKSETVKVTTESDFQLEQLIEILIGAFVKRGIEHSSLDIPTESEHHGKLYTKEIKLKQGIEPEMAKKITKLVKDSKIKVQTQIQGEQVRVTGKSRDDLQAVIQLVKGAELGQPFQFNNFRD, translated from the coding sequence ATGCCATCTTTTGATATCGTATCTGAAATTACTATGCACGAAGTGCGTAATGCGGTTGAAAATGCAAACCGCGTATTAAGTACACGTTATGATTTCCGTGGTGTGGAAGCCGTCATTGAATTAAATGAAAAAAGCGAAACAGTGAAAGTGACCACAGAATCTGATTTCCAATTAGAACAATTAATTGAAATCTTGATTGGTGCGTTTGTAAAACGTGGCATTGAGCATAGCTCATTGGATATTCCAACAGAAAGTGAACATCACGGTAAACTTTACACCAAAGAAATCAAATTAAAACAAGGGATTGAACCAGAGATGGCGAAAAAAATCACTAAATTAGTGAAAGATTCAAAAATCAAAGTTCAAACTCAAATTCAAGGTGAACAAGTACGCGTAACCGGCAAATCCCGTGATGATTTACAAGCTGTTATTCAATTAGTGAAAGGCGCTGAATTAGGTCAACCATTCCAATTTAATAACTTTAGAGATTAA
- the argH gene encoding argininosuccinate lyase: MALWGGRFTQAADKRFKDFNDSLRFDYRLAEQDIEGSIGWSKALVNVGVLSAEEQQQLEVALNELLIEVRSNPQAILQDDAEDIHSWVESKLIDKVGNLGKKLHTGRSRNDQVALDIKMWCKQRVTELQASIRNLQRHLVQTAENTQDAVMPGYTHLQRAQPITFAHWCMAYVEMFERDYSRLADAYKRMNSCPLGSGALAGTAYAVDREQLASDLGFAFATRNSLDSVSDRDHIVELLSTASLSMVHLSRFAEDMIIFNSGEANFVELSDRVTSGSSLMPQKKNPDACELIRGKAGRVMGALTGMLMTVKGLPLAYNKDMQEDKEGIFDALDTWQDCVDMATFVLDELKVNTDRTREAALKGYSNATELADYLVAKGVPFRDSHHIVGETVVYAIEKGKALEDLTIPEFRQFSDVVGDDVYDILSLQSCLDKRCAKGGVSPLRVAEAIAEAKARLA; the protein is encoded by the coding sequence ATGGCTCTCTGGGGTGGTCGTTTTACACAAGCGGCAGATAAACGTTTTAAAGATTTTAATGATAGCCTGCGTTTTGATTATCGCTTGGCAGAGCAAGATATTGAAGGCTCCATTGGCTGGTCTAAAGCTTTAGTCAATGTCGGTGTATTAAGTGCTGAAGAGCAACAACAGCTAGAAGTTGCCTTAAATGAATTATTAATCGAAGTGCGGTCAAATCCACAAGCGATTTTGCAGGATGATGCAGAAGATATTCATAGCTGGGTGGAAAGTAAACTTATTGATAAAGTGGGTAATTTAGGTAAAAAATTACACACGGGTCGTAGCCGTAATGACCAAGTTGCACTTGATATTAAAATGTGGTGCAAACAACGTGTAACGGAGTTGCAAGCATCTATTCGTAATCTTCAACGTCATTTGGTGCAAACAGCGGAAAATACGCAAGATGCGGTGATGCCGGGTTATACCCATTTACAACGTGCACAACCAATCACTTTTGCTCATTGGTGCATGGCTTATGTGGAAATGTTTGAGCGTGATTATTCACGTCTCGCCGATGCTTATAAACGCATGAATAGTTGCCCATTAGGCAGCGGTGCACTTGCGGGAACTGCCTATGCGGTCGATCGTGAACAATTAGCCTCAGATTTAGGTTTTGCTTTTGCGACGCGTAATAGTTTGGATAGCGTCTCTGATCGTGACCATATTGTGGAATTACTCTCAACAGCTTCTTTAAGTATGGTGCACCTTTCTCGCTTTGCTGAAGATATGATTATTTTCAACAGTGGTGAAGCGAATTTTGTGGAATTGTCAGATCGTGTGACTTCAGGTTCGTCTTTAATGCCGCAAAAGAAAAATCCTGATGCTTGTGAATTGATTCGTGGTAAAGCTGGCCGTGTCATGGGGGCATTAACCGGTATGTTGATGACTGTAAAAGGTTTACCGTTAGCGTATAACAAAGATATGCAAGAAGACAAAGAAGGGATCTTTGATGCATTAGATACCTGGCAAGATTGCGTAGATATGGCGACTTTTGTATTAGATGAATTAAAAGTGAATACCGATCGTACTCGTGAAGCTGCTTTAAAAGGCTACTCAAATGCAACAGAGCTAGCAGATTATCTTGTAGCAAAAGGTGTACCATTCCGTGATTCTCACCATATTGTCGGTGAAACCGTGGTTTATGCCATTGAAAAAGGCAAAGCCTTGGAAGACTTAACCATTCCTGAATTCCGTCAATTCAGTGATGTGGTAGGGGATGATGTATATGACATTCTTTCACTACAATCTTGTTTAGATAAACGTTGTGCGAAAGGTGGGGTTTCACCACTTCGTGTAGCAGAAGCGATTGCAGAAGCAAAAGCGAGATTAGCTTAA
- the rho gene encoding transcription termination factor Rho: protein MHLTELKNTPVSDLVKLGEEQMGLENLARLRKQDIVFAILKQHAKSGEDIFGGGVLEILPDGFGFLRSADSSYLAGPDDIYVSPSQIRRFNLQTGDKIEGKIRPPKEGERYFALLKVDQVNDDKPEVSRSKILFENLTPLHANSRLRMERGNGSTEDLTARILDLASPIGKGQRGLIVAPPKAGKTMLLQNIAQSITHNYPECELIVLLIDERPEEVTEMQRSVKGEVIASTFDEPAARHVQVAEMVIEKAKRSVEHKKDVVILLDSITRLARAYNTVTPASGKILSGGVDANALHRPKRFFGAARNVEEGGSLTIIATALVDTGSKMDEVIFEEFKGTGNMELHLSRKIAEKRVFPAIDFNRSGTRKEDLLTTPDELQKMWILRKILNPMGEVEAMEFLIDKLMVAKTNDEFFEIMKRS from the coding sequence ATGCATCTTACAGAACTTAAAAATACGCCTGTTTCTGATCTTGTGAAACTTGGCGAAGAACAAATGGGTTTGGAAAATCTTGCCCGTTTACGTAAACAAGATATTGTTTTTGCGATTTTGAAACAACACGCAAAGAGCGGTGAAGATATTTTTGGCGGTGGCGTGTTAGAAATTTTACCCGATGGTTTCGGTTTCTTACGCTCCGCAGACAGTTCCTACCTTGCTGGTCCTGATGACATCTACGTTTCTCCAAGTCAAATTCGTCGCTTCAATCTTCAAACTGGTGATAAAATCGAAGGCAAAATCCGTCCACCAAAAGAGGGCGAACGCTATTTTGCACTTTTAAAAGTCGACCAAGTCAATGATGACAAACCTGAAGTCTCTCGTAGCAAAATCCTTTTCGAAAACTTAACTCCATTACATGCGAATTCCCGTTTAAGAATGGAACGTGGTAATGGCTCAACCGAAGATTTAACCGCGCGTATTTTGGATTTAGCCTCTCCGATTGGTAAAGGTCAACGTGGTCTTATCGTGGCACCACCAAAAGCCGGTAAAACCATGTTGCTACAAAATATTGCACAAAGCATCACGCACAACTACCCAGAATGTGAACTTATTGTACTTTTAATCGATGAGCGTCCAGAAGAAGTAACGGAAATGCAACGTTCGGTAAAAGGTGAAGTGATTGCCTCTACCTTTGATGAACCTGCTGCTCGTCACGTTCAAGTGGCTGAAATGGTTATCGAGAAAGCCAAACGTTCTGTTGAGCACAAAAAAGATGTGGTGATTTTACTCGACTCTATCACGCGTTTAGCACGTGCTTATAACACCGTTACGCCAGCATCCGGTAAAATTCTCTCTGGTGGTGTGGATGCAAATGCGTTGCATCGTCCAAAACGTTTCTTTGGTGCGGCGCGTAACGTAGAAGAAGGCGGGAGTTTAACCATTATTGCTACCGCACTTGTAGATACCGGTTCAAAAATGGATGAGGTTATCTTTGAAGAATTTAAAGGTACCGGTAATATGGAATTACATCTTTCTCGCAAAATTGCTGAAAAACGAGTGTTCCCAGCAATCGACTTCAACCGTTCTGGTACGCGTAAAGAAGACTTACTTACCACACCAGATGAATTACAAAAAATGTGGATTCTTCGCAAAATCCTTAACCCAATGGGTGAAGTGGAAGCGATGGAATTCCTCATCGACAAACTTATGGTGGCAAAAACCAACGATGAGTTTTTTGAAATTATGAAGCGGTCTTAA
- the rplS gene encoding 50S ribosomal protein L19 produces the protein MSNIIKQLEQEQLKQNVPSFRPGDTLEVKVWVVEGSKRRLQAFEGVVIAIRNRGLHSAFTLRKISNGVGVERVFQTHSPAVDSIAVKRKGAVRKAKLYYLRERSGKSARIKERLGE, from the coding sequence ATGTCTAACATTATCAAACAACTTGAACAAGAACAATTAAAACAAAACGTACCTAGCTTCCGCCCAGGTGATACTTTAGAAGTTAAAGTATGGGTAGTTGAAGGTAGCAAACGTCGTTTGCAAGCATTCGAAGGCGTGGTTATTGCAATTCGTAACCGTGGCTTGCACTCAGCATTCACTTTACGTAAAATTTCTAACGGTGTAGGTGTTGAGCGTGTATTCCAAACTCACTCTCCAGCTGTAGATTCTATCGCTGTTAAACGTAAAGGTGCAGTACGTAAAGCTAAACTTTACTACTTACGTGAACGTTCAGGTAAATCAGCTCGTATTAAAGAGCGTTTGGGCGAATAA
- the trmD gene encoding tRNA (guanosine(37)-N1)-methyltransferase TrmD, translating to MWIGVISLFPEMFKAITEFGVTGRAVKHNLLQVECWNPRDFTFDKHKTVDDRPYGGGPGMLMMVQPLRDAIHAAKAAAGEGAKVIYLSPQGRKLDQGGVTELAQNQKLILVCGRYEGIDERLIQTEIDEEWSIGDYVLTGGELPAMTLIDAVARFIPGVLGKQASAEEDSFADGLLDCPHYTRPEVLEGLTVPPVLMSGHHEEIRKWRLKQSLQRTWLRRPELLEGLALTDEQRKLLKEAQAEHNS from the coding sequence ATGTGGATAGGGGTGATTTCATTATTCCCCGAAATGTTTAAAGCGATTACGGAATTTGGGGTTACAGGTAGAGCCGTAAAACATAATCTTCTGCAGGTGGAATGTTGGAATCCAAGAGATTTTACATTCGATAAGCATAAAACTGTGGATGACCGCCCTTATGGTGGTGGTCCGGGAATGCTGATGATGGTGCAACCTTTACGGGATGCGATTCATGCAGCAAAAGCTGCTGCAGGAGAAGGCGCAAAGGTGATATACCTTTCGCCACAAGGACGTAAACTCGATCAAGGTGGCGTAACCGAACTTGCTCAAAATCAGAAATTGATTTTGGTATGTGGACGTTACGAAGGTATTGATGAGCGATTGATTCAAACTGAAATCGATGAAGAATGGTCAATCGGCGATTACGTTCTGACCGGTGGGGAGTTGCCGGCAATGACATTAATTGATGCTGTTGCGCGTTTTATTCCCGGTGTATTAGGTAAGCAAGCCTCTGCAGAAGAAGATTCTTTCGCAGATGGTTTATTAGATTGTCCGCATTACACCAGACCGGAAGTGTTAGAAGGATTAACTGTACCACCCGTGCTGATGTCGGGACATCACGAAGAAATTCGGAAATGGCGATTAAAACAATCGCTACAAAGAACGTGGCTCCGACGCCCTGAGCTCTTAGAAGGCCTAGCTCTGACTGACGAACAACGTAAACTGTTAAAAGAGGCGCAAGCCGAGCATAACAGTTAG